A stretch of the Gossypium hirsutum isolate 1008001.06 chromosome D07, Gossypium_hirsutum_v2.1, whole genome shotgun sequence genome encodes the following:
- the LOC107956624 gene encoding DNA repair protein RAD51 homolog 2, whose protein sequence is MANKLISEIPLPKSIANVFSARNVSTAKDALSLTEFELMELLDVGLTEVRSALSQISEIVAPPYQTALSLMEQRFQNEHLGGHFPTGLKGLDAALCGGIPFGVLTELVGPAGIGKTQFCLKLSLLASLPTNYGGLDGRVIYIDVESKFSSRRLLEIGLRSFPEIFQMKEMAQEMAGRILVLRPTSLAEFTQSLEQIKVSLLQNQVKMLVIDSMAALVSGEHEQGARRQQTLSWHISFIKSLAEFSRIPVVVTNQVRSRNHDDASRYCFQVQSRDGAIETPMQYDSHLVAALGIQWAHAVTTRLVLEAKSGERFIKVAKSPISPPLAFPFHITSSGISLLSDDGKEVMGPEINAIHYQGHNEIINFGMEGLH, encoded by the exons ATGGCGAACAAGCTGATCAGCGAAATCCCACTTCCCAAATCCATCGCCAATGTGTTCTCCGCCCGTAATGTTTCTACTGCCAag GACGCTTTATCTTTAACGGAATTTGAGTTAATGGAGTTGTTAGATGTGGGATTAACGGAAGTAAGATCAGCATTATCGCAGATCAGTGAGATCGTTGCTCCACCATATCAAACT GCACTTTCTTTAATGGAACAAAGGTTTCAAAACGAGCACTTGGGAGGCCATTTTCCAACAGGCTTGAAAGGACTGGATGCAGCTTTATGTGGGGGAATTCCTTTTGGGGTTTTAACTGAATTAGTTGGTCCAGCTGGAATTGGCAAAACCCAA TTTTGCTTGAAGCTTTCGCTATTGGCTTCATTGCCTACAAATTATGGAGGCTTGGATGGTCGAGTGATATATATTGATGTTGAATCTAAATTCAGTTCAAGAAG ATTGTTAGAAATTGGATTGAGAAGTTTTCCTGAAATATTTCAGATGAAAGAGATGGCGCAAGAG ATGGCTGGCAGGATCCTTGTTTTGAGGCCAACATCACTTGCAGAATTTACACAAAG TTTGGAACAAATCAAAGTTTCACTCCTCCAAAACCAAGTGAAGATGCTAGTGATTGATAGCATGGCTGCACTTGTTTCAGG GGAACATGAGCAGGGTGCTCGTAGACAACAAACATTGAGTTGGCATATCTCCTTcattaa GTCGCTAGCTGAATTTTCACGAATTCCAGTTGTAGTGACGAACCAAGTAAGATCTCGAAACCACGACGATGCCTCTCGGTATTGTTTCCAAG TTCAGAGTAGGGATGGAGCTATAGAGACTCCCATGCAATATGATTCTCATCTTGTTGCTGCTCTGGGGATTCAATGGGCCCATGCTGTAACCACTCGTTTAGTGCTTGAAGCTAAATCAG GTGAGAGGTTTATAAAGGTGGCAAAATCTCCCATATCTCCCCCTCTAGCTTTTCCTTTTCACATTACTTCATCAGGTATTTCATTGCTAAGTGATGATGGAAAAGAAGTGATGGGACCTGAGATAAACGCAATTCACTATCAAG GGCACAATGAAATAatcaattttggaatggaaggcTTGCATTGA